The following coding sequences are from one Shewanella eurypsychrophilus window:
- a CDS encoding AI-2E family transporter — protein MPRIDTQSVAYKGFAIMAFIVVILAGIKTASPIVVPFVLSAFIAVICNPVITWMTRFKVPRALAVLLLMVFIVMMGLWLAQIVGSSINEFSNQLPQYRDQLVEQFGWIVQKLQTFNIIITKEQILAYFDPGIALSMTTNMLTGVGGVMANLFLIILTVVFMLFESQTLPKKLHCALDDPDMRMQQIDKFLHSVNQYMVIKTLVSLATGVIVGFGLAFIGVDYALLWGVIAFLFNYIPNIGSIIAAIPSVLLAFIQLGPAAAGGTALLYFGTNMIMGNVVEPRYMGKGLGLSTLVVFLSLIFWGWLLGSVGMLLSVPLTMIVKIALESSKGGSWLAILLADDVEIKDNDRDKEDTSEAA, from the coding sequence ATGCCAAGAATTGATACTCAATCTGTTGCGTATAAAGGATTTGCGATCATGGCATTTATTGTCGTGATCTTGGCTGGTATTAAAACTGCCAGCCCGATTGTCGTGCCCTTTGTTTTGTCTGCTTTTATTGCGGTGATCTGTAATCCGGTGATCACCTGGATGACCCGTTTTAAAGTGCCAAGAGCCTTAGCTGTTCTACTCTTGATGGTATTTATTGTCATGATGGGGCTTTGGTTAGCACAAATTGTCGGGAGCTCTATCAATGAGTTTTCTAATCAACTGCCTCAATACCGTGATCAGCTTGTGGAACAATTTGGCTGGATTGTTCAGAAGTTACAGACATTCAATATAATCATCACTAAAGAGCAAATATTGGCCTACTTCGATCCCGGTATCGCACTCTCGATGACAACCAACATGCTGACAGGCGTGGGTGGTGTGATGGCTAATCTATTTTTGATCATTCTTACTGTCGTGTTTATGTTGTTTGAATCACAGACTTTACCAAAGAAATTACATTGTGCATTGGATGATCCAGATATGAGAATGCAGCAAATTGATAAATTTTTGCATTCAGTCAATCAATATATGGTCATTAAGACATTAGTGAGTTTAGCTACGGGTGTGATCGTCGGCTTTGGACTTGCCTTTATTGGTGTGGATTACGCACTTTTGTGGGGTGTGATAGCCTTCTTGTTTAACTACATACCGAATATTGGGTCTATCATTGCCGCGATCCCTTCTGTGCTATTAGCATTTATTCAATTAGGCCCTGCAGCTGCAGGTGGTACAGCATTACTCTATTTTGGGACGAATATGATAATGGGCAATGTGGTTGAACCAAGATATATGGGCAAAGGCTTAGGCCTCTCGACATTGGTGGTGTTTTTGTCATTAATCTTTTGGGGCTGGCTATTAGGCTCGGTTGGCATGTTATTATCCGTCCCTCTGACCATGATTGTTAAAATTGCTCTCGAGTCGAGTAAAGGCGGGAGCTGGTTGGCAATCCTGTTAGCTGACGATGTTGAAATTAAGGATAATGACCGCGATAAAGAGGACACCTCTGAGGCCGCTTAG
- a CDS encoding class I SAM-dependent methyltransferase, which yields MQLFFDEIAKMTLGEEVNRLFHGRGGMYPGAEHICLDWFPPVLLLTSFKPLDTQSLDLSVNLIKQRWQQLQGEQELNLVYQYRSGGSTQTELIAGSVPEKHTVMENGASYHVHLLKGQNHGLFLDMKNGRQWVRENATEKKVLNLFSYTCAFSVAALQGGCDSVVNIDMSKGALSIGKQNHLLNGFSSGARFFGHDIFKSWGKLTKLGPYEMIIADPPSNQKGSFVATKDYSRLLKRLPELLAADGEVLLCLNAPELSIEFLMDQVAEYSPTLEFVEQLSNPSSFIDVSSDKALKVLKYIRKDN from the coding sequence ATACAATTATTTTTCGATGAAATAGCTAAGATGACACTGGGTGAGGAAGTTAACCGTCTTTTCCATGGTCGAGGCGGTATGTATCCTGGGGCTGAACATATATGCCTGGACTGGTTTCCGCCAGTGCTTCTTTTAACCAGTTTTAAACCTTTAGACACTCAAAGCTTAGATTTATCTGTCAACTTGATTAAGCAGAGGTGGCAACAGCTTCAAGGAGAGCAAGAGCTGAACCTAGTTTACCAGTATCGGAGTGGTGGAAGTACGCAAACTGAGTTAATAGCTGGAAGCGTTCCTGAGAAGCATACTGTGATGGAAAATGGAGCGAGCTACCATGTACATTTGCTAAAAGGGCAAAATCACGGCTTATTTCTGGATATGAAAAATGGTCGTCAATGGGTGAGGGAGAATGCAACAGAGAAAAAGGTCTTAAACTTGTTTTCGTATACTTGCGCGTTTTCAGTTGCGGCTCTGCAAGGAGGGTGCGACAGCGTAGTGAATATTGATATGAGTAAAGGAGCCCTGTCCATTGGTAAGCAAAATCACCTGTTAAATGGCTTCTCATCAGGGGCTAGATTTTTTGGGCATGATATTTTTAAGTCTTGGGGTAAGCTAACGAAGCTTGGGCCCTATGAGATGATCATTGCCGACCCACCGAGTAATCAAAAAGGCAGTTTCGTAGCAACGAAAGATTATTCTAGGTTGCTTAAACGTTTACCTGAGCTCTTAGCGGCTGATGGTGAGGTTTTATTGTGTCTTAATGCACCTGAACTCAGCATCGAGTTTTTGATGGACCAGGTTGCAGAATACAGCCCGACACTGGAATTTGTTGAACAGTTATCAAATCCAAGTTCATTTATTGATGTTAGCTCGGATAAAGCATTAAAAGTGCTGAAATACATTCGTAAAGATAATTAA
- a CDS encoding TIGR01777 family oxidoreductase → MKILISGATGFIGHQLVRVLSHENKLTILTRSPANAHKQLGAEHQYLGNLTSLSELNEFDAVINLAGEPIVNKRWSEKQKQLICESRWQLTSRIAELIKASEHPPKIFISSSAIGIYGSLGTQLIDESYELTLLDEMATNSFPLRVCSRWESLALDAQSDKTRVCIVRTGLVLGLSGGALAKMLLPFKFGLGGPIGTGQQGMSWIHQDDQIGLMQFLLNNEKCNGIYNATAPTPVSNYKFSKQLGQALSRPALIPMPAAILKLVLGEMSELLTQGQFIIPTRALKAGYQFKYTELHKALEDLLKSVD, encoded by the coding sequence ATGAAAATATTAATCTCGGGTGCTACTGGCTTCATTGGCCACCAGCTTGTTAGAGTTTTAAGCCATGAAAACAAGTTAACAATCTTAACTCGATCCCCCGCTAACGCCCACAAGCAATTAGGGGCTGAGCACCAATACCTAGGAAATTTAACTTCACTATCAGAATTAAATGAGTTTGATGCTGTTATCAATCTTGCTGGGGAACCTATCGTCAACAAACGTTGGTCAGAAAAACAAAAGCAATTGATTTGTGAAAGTCGTTGGCAACTGACCTCTCGAATAGCCGAATTAATCAAAGCCAGTGAACACCCACCTAAGATCTTTATCAGCTCATCTGCGATAGGGATATATGGAAGTCTAGGCACTCAATTAATCGATGAATCTTATGAATTAACTTTACTTGATGAAATGGCCACCAATAGTTTTCCTTTAAGAGTATGTTCCCGCTGGGAGAGTCTTGCTCTAGATGCTCAGTCAGACAAAACCAGAGTCTGCATCGTTAGAACTGGATTAGTATTAGGCTTATCTGGTGGCGCACTGGCCAAAATGCTACTGCCATTTAAATTTGGACTCGGCGGCCCTATAGGCACAGGTCAACAAGGAATGAGCTGGATCCATCAAGATGATCAGATAGGCTTAATGCAATTTCTACTGAACAACGAAAAATGTAATGGCATTTACAATGCCACTGCACCAACTCCAGTCAGTAATTACAAGTTTTCTAAACAACTAGGGCAAGCACTCTCACGACCAGCATTGATACCTATGCCGGCCGCGATACTAAAGTTAGTACTAGGTGAAATGTCTGAGCTGCTTACACAAGGTCAATTTATTATACCAACACGTGCCTTAAAGGCTGGCTATCAATTTAAATACACTGAATTACATAAAGCTTTAGAAGACTTATTAAAGTCCGTTGATTAG
- the folX gene encoding dihydroneopterin triphosphate 2'-epimerase: MRPEIAIIRIKNLRLRTFIGIKDDEIQNKQDVLINAEIHYCAEKARNSDNMDDALNYRTITKKIIELVEHNRFSLLENLTGQVLDITSEHAWVEFASVEVDKPHALRFADSVSMFLCYRKPNDM; the protein is encoded by the coding sequence ATGAGACCAGAAATCGCGATCATTCGCATCAAAAATCTACGTCTTAGGACATTTATCGGCATCAAAGACGATGAAATTCAAAACAAACAAGATGTTCTCATTAATGCTGAAATTCACTACTGCGCAGAAAAGGCCCGTAACAGCGATAATATGGATGATGCGCTAAACTATCGCACAATTACCAAAAAAATTATTGAGTTAGTTGAACATAATCGATTTTCTTTATTAGAAAACCTAACAGGCCAGGTGCTAGATATCACTAGTGAACATGCCTGGGTTGAGTTTGCGAGTGTAGAAGTAGACAAACCCCATGCACTTCGTTTCGCTGATTCCGTATCGATGTTTCTATGCTATCGCAAACCTAATGATATGTGA
- a CDS encoding ABC transporter ATP-binding protein, which translates to MSDISAITVNNLVKSVATQEGELTILNGINMDVKQGESVAILGPSGSGKSTLLGLLAALDSPTSGTIMLDGTAIESLDEERKAALRKKKVSFIFQSFMLVDTLNALENVMLPAELAGIPQAKEKAEAMLERVGLTHRLTHFPNQLSGGEQQRVAIARAFICEPKVLFADEPTGNLDAKNSDKVADMLFELNRESATTLVLVTHDLVLASRCERQLLMDSGVLTESGSKHEQVEMPSSIAQCLPVKAEAS; encoded by the coding sequence ATGTCAGATATCAGTGCTATCACAGTAAATAATCTCGTTAAGTCAGTGGCTACCCAAGAGGGAGAACTTACTATCCTCAACGGCATCAATATGGATGTCAAGCAGGGAGAAAGCGTGGCTATCTTAGGCCCTTCAGGTTCGGGTAAGTCAACATTGCTAGGTTTACTCGCCGCTCTGGACTCGCCGACCTCAGGTACTATCATGCTTGATGGCACTGCCATTGAATCCTTGGATGAAGAGAGAAAAGCCGCGCTTAGAAAGAAAAAAGTCAGTTTTATTTTTCAGTCTTTTATGTTGGTGGATACGCTAAATGCACTGGAAAATGTGATGTTACCCGCAGAGCTTGCTGGTATCCCTCAAGCGAAAGAAAAGGCTGAGGCTATGCTGGAAAGGGTAGGATTAACTCACAGACTCACTCACTTTCCTAATCAATTGTCAGGAGGTGAGCAGCAGAGGGTTGCTATTGCGAGGGCATTTATCTGTGAGCCAAAAGTATTGTTTGCCGATGAGCCTACTGGAAATTTAGATGCAAAGAACAGTGATAAAGTGGCTGATATGTTATTTGAGCTTAACCGTGAGAGCGCCACGACGTTAGTGTTAGTGACCCATGATCTTGTTCTGGCTAGTCGTTGTGAGCGACAGCTACTCATGGATAGTGGTGTTTTAACTGAGTCTGGCAGTAAACATGAGCAGGTTGAAATGCCCTCATCAATAGCCCAATGCCTTCCAGTTAAAGCGGAGGCGAGTTAA
- a CDS encoding EAL domain-containing protein: MDDSTDTLQILLVEDNRAMSAVIQELLSHTQLTLAITCTDTGQGALQLLSTKAFDCVLLDYELPDYNANEILQKLNAQQQLTVPIIILTGHSQEKLASTVLALGAIDFITKSECSPERLNRAITYAISRNKFRQLQADDEKAVMSKQLNSATAETDFLLNYDPLTQLPNRELFKCYVTKGLARAARHQLKVCLLYIDLDDFKRINDTLGHDVGDNILKSFSRRLQSIIRTNDTLCRIGEDEFAIYLDFTQNDCDAAIVAEKIIRTTTIPIEVNQYNLHISCSIGISHHDSFSGGSEVLIGNAQTAMLMVKQQGKNSYTYYSDEMTAKAKKRLYLEQEIRHALDNDDFYMVYQPKIDVKTSQVTGAEALIRWHHPIDGFISPNDFIPVAEESDLILKLDKYILDKVISQISHWQKQSLNVPVISVNIPSREFQRGDIVSCVQHTLHHYQVIGSQLEIEITERLLMDHCEENIKILNRLKDLDIHISVDDFGTGYSSLSYLVQFPCDVLKIDKCFIDMLPHSKENCQIVEAIIMLAHKLGKDVVAEGVETEAQYQYLRALNCDQIQGYYFDKPLDILDFAAKLTKCDVRNINTSSNRHAC; this comes from the coding sequence ATGGATGACTCAACAGATACATTGCAAATTCTCCTTGTTGAAGACAATCGCGCTATGAGCGCTGTTATCCAAGAGCTCCTCTCACATACTCAGCTCACATTAGCTATTACCTGCACAGATACAGGACAAGGTGCACTCCAATTGTTGAGTACTAAGGCATTCGACTGTGTACTGCTTGACTATGAACTCCCTGACTACAACGCTAATGAGATATTGCAAAAGCTTAATGCTCAGCAGCAACTTACAGTGCCTATCATTATTCTCACGGGTCATAGCCAAGAAAAATTAGCCTCTACCGTATTAGCATTGGGTGCGATAGACTTCATCACAAAATCAGAGTGCTCACCAGAAAGGTTAAATAGAGCCATAACCTATGCTATTTCTCGCAATAAGTTCAGGCAATTACAGGCTGATGATGAAAAAGCGGTGATGAGTAAGCAACTGAATTCGGCGACTGCTGAAACGGATTTCTTACTCAATTATGACCCCTTGACTCAGCTACCCAATCGCGAACTATTCAAATGCTATGTGACTAAAGGTTTAGCCAGAGCAGCCCGACACCAGCTAAAAGTGTGCCTACTCTATATTGATCTCGATGACTTTAAGCGCATCAACGATACCTTAGGTCATGATGTCGGTGACAACATCCTCAAATCATTTAGCCGCAGGTTACAATCGATTATCAGAACCAATGATACTTTATGCCGAATTGGGGAGGATGAATTTGCAATTTATTTAGATTTCACCCAAAACGATTGTGATGCGGCTATCGTTGCTGAAAAGATTATCAGGACCACGACAATACCGATTGAAGTTAACCAGTACAACCTGCACATTAGCTGCAGTATAGGCATCAGTCATCATGATAGTTTTAGCGGTGGTAGCGAGGTCTTGATAGGCAATGCGCAGACAGCCATGTTAATGGTGAAGCAACAAGGTAAAAATAGTTATACCTACTATTCAGATGAGATGACAGCCAAAGCTAAGAAACGTTTATACCTTGAACAAGAGATAAGACATGCTTTAGATAATGACGATTTCTACATGGTGTATCAGCCAAAAATTGATGTTAAGACGTCTCAAGTAACTGGTGCTGAAGCCTTAATTCGCTGGCATCACCCAATAGATGGTTTTATCTCACCAAATGATTTTATCCCCGTGGCAGAAGAGAGTGATCTGATTTTGAAATTGGACAAATATATTTTGGACAAGGTCATTTCTCAGATCAGTCACTGGCAAAAACAATCACTCAATGTTCCAGTGATCTCTGTCAATATTCCCAGCCGCGAATTTCAAAGAGGTGATATCGTCTCTTGTGTTCAGCATACGCTACATCATTATCAGGTGATTGGCAGTCAACTTGAAATAGAGATAACAGAGCGATTGTTGATGGATCACTGCGAAGAAAATATCAAGATATTAAACCGACTGAAAGATCTCGATATTCATATCTCTGTAGATGACTTTGGTACGGGTTATTCATCCTTAAGTTATCTTGTGCAGTTTCCGTGTGATGTACTAAAAATTGACAAGTGTTTTATAGACATGCTGCCCCACAGCAAAGAAAACTGCCAGATAGTTGAAGCTATTATTATGCTGGCCCATAAATTAGGTAAAGATGTTGTTGCCGAAGGCGTCGAAACAGAAGCTCAATACCAATATCTAAGGGCATTGAACTGTGACCAAATCCAAGGATACTATTTCGACAAGCCATTAGACATTCTAGATTTTGCCGCAAAGCTAACCAAATGTGATGTTCGAAATATTAACACTTCATCTAATCGGCATGCTTGTTAA
- a CDS encoding DUF481 domain-containing protein: protein MKSQINKIAICISAAGLCLPLLFSTSVYATSPQKPQALKLNPNQLSLPIDEHFDWVQLTSHELLKGEIKNLYDDKLEFESDELDTLYIDWEDIKELQSHALVSVGFIDLTTKTGKLIVKDGKTMIDGEEFDRSQIMTIIAGQQTEANYWSSKISLGANLRSGNTDQVDYSAIANALRRTTESRYNLDYIGNYSKTDGDNTINNHRINTNFDWYLSKQFYLRPIFAEIYIDPFLNYEYKTTLGFGIGYDIIDSSKTNWSVSGGPAYTYTKFDNVFADQDESETSAALVVETVFDTEITDDIDFNTLYRVNYGSDAAGGYTHHALAGFSIELTDMFDLDLSLVWDHINKPQQSADMSFPKQNDYQFIIGFGIDI, encoded by the coding sequence ATGAAAAGCCAAATCAATAAGATCGCTATATGTATCAGTGCCGCCGGACTGTGTTTACCTTTACTATTTAGTACGAGTGTTTATGCCACCAGCCCACAAAAGCCACAAGCTCTAAAACTCAATCCAAACCAGTTAAGCTTGCCGATAGATGAGCACTTCGACTGGGTACAACTCACTTCTCACGAGTTATTAAAGGGTGAGATTAAAAACCTCTATGATGATAAATTGGAATTTGAAAGTGATGAGCTCGATACCTTATATATCGACTGGGAAGATATTAAGGAGCTGCAAAGCCATGCTCTGGTTAGTGTGGGTTTTATCGATCTGACGACTAAAACAGGAAAACTGATCGTAAAAGATGGCAAGACCATGATAGATGGTGAGGAGTTTGATCGCAGTCAGATCATGACCATTATCGCAGGCCAGCAAACAGAGGCTAACTATTGGTCGAGTAAGATCTCACTTGGGGCAAACTTACGCTCAGGTAATACCGACCAAGTTGATTATAGTGCGATAGCCAATGCACTCCGCCGAACCACAGAATCCAGATACAACCTAGATTATATCGGCAACTACTCAAAAACAGACGGTGATAATACGATTAACAATCACCGTATTAACACCAACTTTGATTGGTACTTATCTAAACAGTTTTATTTACGTCCTATCTTCGCTGAAATTTATATCGATCCTTTCTTGAACTATGAATACAAAACAACTCTGGGTTTCGGTATCGGTTATGACATTATTGATTCATCAAAGACCAACTGGAGTGTCAGTGGCGGTCCTGCATACACGTATACCAAATTTGATAATGTATTCGCAGATCAAGATGAAAGTGAAACCAGTGCAGCATTAGTGGTTGAAACGGTATTTGATACCGAGATCACCGACGATATAGATTTCAATACACTCTACCGGGTGAACTATGGTAGCGATGCGGCAGGTGGATATACCCATCATGCATTAGCAGGTTTTTCTATTGAGCTAACAGATATGTTTGATTTAGATCTTTCACTGGTTTGGGATCATATTAATAAGCCGCAGCAAAGTGCGGATATGAGCTTTCCAAAACAAAATGACTATCAATTTATCATAGGATTTGGCATCGATATATAA
- a CDS encoding ABC transporter permease, whose protein sequence is MELHLAWRFFKRELMQGQLLLIVLAITLAVLSVTGLARVSERLQIAINGQASKFIAADRIINSPVKIDENLLQKADELGLSRVSSLQFNSMVFSQDKFQLVTVRAVGDAYPLKGVIELKSSGSGLPQPGELWYETRLGGLLGYPSELELGDQQFSLSEEILRLPDAGFNPFASSPVVLMRLDDVASTGVIQPGSRVTYLAQFTGEESQLKAFEDFAKPLLNNSQRWVDVQSGDSPIADAVKRAERFLLLASLLGIALACAAIGIAAQRYCQRHYDVVAMLKTFGASAKQIRTLFGFHLMLVTLFGVILGLLGGFALDAGITAFLPDEIAAYSPPFTRPILLGLATGFISAFMFSAYPLMRLLSIPPLRVLQRQLEGLQLGMWLHLILSLMAMGILGYLYSGSLPLTLTVVAGVLLLGLLLSILGFFMIRLGHSVGMKTTNPLQLALAGLRRRAKQNAVQLVGFSSALVLLLTIFALRQDLLNEWQKQLPENAPNYFLVNIAPDEAVPLEAYLKSNTVKTTDIYPVIRGRLTEVNGEKLLSGDEAEAGVEGRRGISRELNLTWRDSMPPNNEILEGEFNVNSDDVSVESGVAERLNLKIGDSLTYVIDNQRLVVNVASIRAVHWETLQPNFFMIFTKEALSPFAYTSMASFYLDEGKSSIILDIIKQHPTVSIIDVGNMIKQLRQIVDQVSLSLTLVLVLVLLASSLVMVAQTEAGMATRQRELAVLRTFGASGWLLRMATGLEFALLGAISGLLAVIVAEFILYLLKTQVFELNVYMHWPWWGIAPVCGAMTVALLGVWRCRQLLNKSCGDLLKAG, encoded by the coding sequence ATGGAGTTACATTTAGCTTGGCGGTTTTTTAAACGGGAATTGATGCAGGGACAGCTATTACTGATTGTATTGGCTATTACGTTAGCCGTGCTGTCGGTGACGGGGCTCGCAAGGGTCAGTGAGCGTTTACAGATCGCAATTAATGGTCAAGCCTCTAAGTTTATTGCCGCTGATAGGATCATTAATTCCCCGGTTAAGATTGATGAAAATCTGTTACAAAAAGCCGATGAGCTGGGATTATCACGTGTATCGAGTCTGCAGTTTAATTCGATGGTTTTTTCACAAGACAAGTTCCAGTTGGTTACAGTCAGAGCCGTTGGCGATGCCTATCCCTTAAAAGGAGTCATCGAGCTCAAATCATCGGGGAGTGGTTTGCCTCAACCTGGTGAGCTTTGGTATGAGACGCGGTTAGGAGGATTATTAGGATACCCAAGTGAGCTTGAGTTGGGTGATCAGCAATTTTCATTGAGTGAAGAGATTTTACGTTTACCCGATGCAGGTTTTAACCCTTTTGCCTCCTCACCTGTGGTATTGATGCGCTTAGATGATGTAGCCAGCACAGGGGTTATTCAGCCTGGTAGCCGAGTTACCTATCTGGCACAGTTTACTGGAGAAGAGTCACAGCTTAAGGCATTTGAGGATTTTGCTAAGCCTCTACTGAACAACAGTCAACGTTGGGTGGACGTTCAGTCTGGTGACTCACCCATAGCCGATGCAGTAAAGCGTGCTGAACGCTTTTTATTATTGGCGAGCCTATTGGGTATCGCTCTGGCCTGTGCGGCGATAGGGATTGCCGCACAGCGTTATTGTCAGCGTCATTATGATGTCGTGGCCATGCTTAAAACATTTGGGGCATCGGCAAAGCAGATCCGTACATTATTTGGTTTCCACTTAATGTTAGTCACCTTGTTTGGTGTGATTTTAGGTTTGCTGGGTGGCTTCGCGTTAGATGCCGGTATTACCGCTTTCTTGCCCGATGAAATAGCCGCTTATTCACCGCCTTTTACTCGCCCCATCTTGCTTGGGTTAGCGACAGGGTTTATCAGTGCATTTATGTTTTCTGCCTATCCGTTAATGCGTTTGTTATCCATTCCACCTTTGAGGGTGTTACAACGTCAACTGGAGGGATTACAGCTTGGAATGTGGTTACACTTAATTTTGAGTCTGATGGCTATGGGGATTTTGGGTTACCTCTATTCAGGAAGTTTGCCGCTGACGTTAACGGTCGTCGCTGGTGTTCTTTTGCTCGGATTATTACTGAGTATCTTAGGTTTTTTCATGATCCGACTCGGTCACAGCGTGGGGATGAAAACCACCAACCCATTGCAGCTAGCACTCGCTGGATTACGTAGGCGAGCGAAACAAAATGCGGTACAACTGGTTGGTTTTAGTAGTGCATTAGTCTTGTTGTTGACGATATTTGCTCTAAGGCAAGACTTGCTCAACGAATGGCAAAAGCAACTGCCAGAAAATGCACCTAACTATTTCCTTGTCAATATTGCACCAGATGAAGCAGTGCCTTTAGAAGCTTACCTTAAGTCAAATACCGTTAAGACAACCGATATCTATCCCGTGATCCGAGGCCGTCTGACAGAGGTTAACGGTGAGAAGCTACTTTCCGGTGATGAGGCTGAAGCGGGTGTTGAAGGCAGGAGGGGGATCTCTCGTGAGCTTAATTTAACTTGGCGTGACAGCATGCCGCCTAATAATGAGATATTAGAAGGTGAGTTTAACGTTAATTCTGATGACGTTTCTGTTGAGTCAGGTGTCGCCGAGCGCTTAAACCTGAAAATTGGCGATAGCCTGACCTATGTTATCGACAACCAGAGGCTAGTGGTGAACGTGGCGAGTATACGTGCGGTGCACTGGGAGACATTACAACCCAATTTCTTTATGATTTTTACAAAGGAAGCCCTGTCTCCGTTTGCTTATACATCGATGGCTAGCTTTTATCTTGATGAGGGTAAATCGTCCATTATTCTGGATATTATCAAGCAACACCCAACGGTCTCTATTATAGATGTCGGCAATATGATCAAGCAGTTAAGGCAGATTGTTGATCAAGTGTCTCTATCGCTAACACTGGTGTTAGTGCTGGTATTATTGGCGAGTAGCTTGGTGATGGTAGCGCAAACCGAAGCAGGAATGGCGACAAGACAAAGGGAGTTAGCTGTGTTGAGAACGTTTGGCGCATCGGGCTGGTTACTGCGAATGGCGACTGGACTCGAGTTTGCTTTGTTAGGTGCAATTTCTGGCTTACTGGCGGTGATAGTCGCTGAATTTATTCTTTATCTACTCAAAACTCAGGTCTTTGAATTGAATGTGTATATGCATTGGCCTTGGTGGGGAATTGCCCCTGTTTGTGGTGCAATGACTGTGGCGCTATTAGGAGTGTGGCGTTGTCGTCAACTTCTGAACAAATCTTGTGGTGATTTACTGAAAGCGGGCTAA
- a CDS encoding arylesterase, with product MSTQVYAAPILILGDSLSASYGVDEEKGWVNLLREKLPQHEIINGSVSGETTAGGLRRLPALLESSSPSVIIVELGGNDGLRGFSPVQLKENLTKIITLSKQNNTQVLLSEVMVPPNYGARYATLFENVYKELANEHDLILMPFFMKEIATHPELMQRDGIHPNTDAQPQITQFILPWLTKAINTDRE from the coding sequence ATTAGCACCCAAGTATACGCTGCCCCTATATTAATCCTAGGTGATAGCTTAAGTGCAAGCTATGGCGTCGATGAAGAGAAAGGTTGGGTAAACTTATTACGTGAAAAATTACCTCAACACGAGATAATAAATGGCTCAGTCAGTGGAGAAACAACCGCTGGCGGATTACGTAGACTCCCCGCCCTGCTTGAGTCTTCGAGCCCTTCGGTCATAATCGTTGAACTTGGAGGTAACGATGGTTTACGCGGTTTTTCACCCGTACAACTGAAAGAAAATCTTACAAAAATAATCACCCTATCCAAGCAAAATAACACCCAAGTGCTTTTAAGCGAGGTCATGGTGCCACCTAATTATGGTGCTCGATATGCCACATTGTTTGAAAATGTCTATAAAGAGCTCGCTAATGAGCATGATCTCATTTTAATGCCATTCTTCATGAAAGAGATTGCCACTCATCCAGAGTTAATGCAAAGAGATGGTATCCACCCCAACACTGATGCTCAACCTCAAATCACTCAATTTATCCTCCCCTGGCTGACTAAAGCTATCAATACAGATAGGGAGTAA